Proteins found in one Haloferax litoreum genomic segment:
- a CDS encoding mandelate racemase/muconate lactonizing enzyme family protein has protein sequence MRVREFALDLRRPLSTAKGDIDRREGFLVAVETANATGVGEATPLPGWTESLAECRDALESVDDPETVLAGGALDDTPAARHAVSLALADARARGEGRSLASSLATESHTSVPVNSTIGDSGVESTVEAAKDAVSAGFDCLKVKVGARALADDIDRLRAVREAVGPTVSLRADANGAWDRWTADRFFDGVASLELEYIEQPLPAEILDGHAALRRLHDTPIALDESLAAVSPERAIASNAADVLVCKPMALGGPDRVLSVAERATDAGVGVVVTTTIDAVVARLGALHVAAAVPGNRAHGLATASFLDSDLAPDPAPVEAGTMAVPETPGLGIDVTSRFD, from the coding sequence ATGCGCGTCCGCGAGTTCGCTCTCGACTTACGACGCCCGCTCTCGACGGCGAAAGGCGATATCGACCGGCGTGAGGGATTTCTCGTCGCCGTCGAGACGGCGAACGCGACTGGCGTCGGCGAGGCGACGCCGCTCCCCGGATGGACCGAATCGCTCGCCGAGTGCCGCGACGCCCTCGAATCGGTCGACGACCCAGAAACGGTACTCGCCGGCGGAGCGCTGGACGACACACCGGCGGCCAGACACGCCGTCTCCCTCGCACTCGCGGACGCTCGTGCCCGCGGTGAAGGCCGGTCGCTCGCGTCGTCGCTAGCCACCGAGTCACACACCTCGGTTCCGGTGAATTCGACCATCGGCGACTCGGGTGTCGAATCGACCGTCGAGGCCGCCAAGGACGCCGTCTCCGCCGGATTCGACTGCCTGAAAGTGAAGGTCGGCGCGCGCGCACTGGCGGACGATATCGACCGTCTTCGCGCGGTCCGCGAGGCAGTCGGTCCGACCGTCTCCCTCCGGGCCGATGCGAACGGTGCGTGGGACCGCTGGACGGCAGACCGATTCTTCGATGGCGTCGCGTCGCTCGAACTCGAATACATCGAACAACCGCTCCCCGCCGAAATTCTCGACGGGCACGCCGCGTTACGGCGACTCCACGACACACCCATCGCGCTCGACGAATCGCTCGCGGCGGTGTCCCCCGAACGGGCCATCGCGTCCAATGCGGCTGACGTCCTCGTCTGTAAGCCCATGGCGCTGGGCGGGCCGGACCGCGTTCTCTCGGTCGCTGAACGGGCAACTGACGCCGGTGTGGGCGTCGTCGTCACGACGACAATCGACGCCGTCGTCGCCCGACTCGGTGCCCTCCACGTCGCCGCCGCAGTTCCCGGTAATCGGGCGCACGGTCTCGCCACCGCGTCATTCCTCGATTCCGACCTCGCTCCCGACCCTGCCCCTGTCGAAGCCGGAACGATGGCTGTTCCAGAAACCCCGGGTCTCGGCATCGACGTGACCTCACGCTTCGACTGA
- a CDS encoding type 1 glutamine amidotransferase domain-containing protein, with product MKLEDKRIAMLVGPGFEDLEFWAVYMRMKEEGAQIDVVGMDAGVEYTGKSGGLTAETELAAGEVDPAAVDAVLVPGGWTPDKIRRDQSVLDLVRNVYEDDKIIGLICHAGLVGISAGIVEGSDATGSLGIKDDLINAGATWVDEPAFRDDNIVWGRVVEDIPDYCRVLVDALAEHPA from the coding sequence ATGAAACTAGAAGACAAACGAATCGCCATGTTGGTCGGCCCCGGTTTCGAGGACCTGGAGTTCTGGGCCGTCTACATGCGCATGAAAGAGGAAGGGGCACAAATCGACGTCGTCGGCATGGATGCCGGTGTGGAGTACACTGGAAAGAGCGGTGGACTCACCGCCGAGACCGAACTCGCGGCAGGTGAGGTTGACCCGGCAGCCGTCGACGCGGTCCTGGTCCCCGGCGGCTGGACGCCCGATAAGATTCGCCGCGACCAGTCGGTGCTCGACCTCGTCCGGAACGTCTACGAAGACGACAAAATCATCGGGCTGATTTGTCACGCCGGGCTGGTCGGAATTTCTGCCGGCATCGTCGAGGGTTCGGACGCGACAGGTTCGCTGGGTATCAAGGACGACCTGATAAATGCCGGCGCGACCTGGGTCGACGAACCGGCGTTCCGCGACGACAACATCGTCTGGGGACGCGTCGTCGAGGACATCCCCGATTACTGCCGCGTCCTAGTGGACGCACTGGCCGAGCACCCCGCCTAG
- a CDS encoding SDR family oxidoreductase has translation MKGIDGKVALVTGAASGIGRSTALRFAEEGAKVVVSDLQVDAGQQVVAEIEDAGGEAVFIEADVSKESDVARLVDETVSAFGGLDFAHNNAGIEGKAGPMAEMELEDFQQVIDINLTGVFLSMKYEIPRLLERGGGAIVNTASVAGMTGGPSLSHYYAAKHGVIGLTRSAALEVATENVRVNAVCPGVIETPMIERFTQGDDEAKAGLLEDEPIGRLGKPEEIASAVVYLCSDDASFVTGHPMVIDGGYVVP, from the coding sequence ATGAAAGGAATCGACGGTAAGGTGGCACTCGTCACGGGTGCCGCATCGGGTATCGGACGGTCGACTGCGCTCCGTTTCGCAGAAGAAGGGGCGAAGGTCGTGGTTTCGGATCTTCAGGTAGACGCCGGTCAGCAGGTGGTCGCCGAGATAGAGGACGCAGGTGGTGAAGCAGTCTTCATCGAGGCTGACGTCTCGAAAGAGTCCGACGTCGCTCGTCTCGTCGACGAGACGGTGAGCGCCTTTGGGGGACTCGACTTCGCGCACAACAACGCGGGTATCGAGGGGAAGGCCGGCCCCATGGCAGAGATGGAACTCGAAGACTTCCAGCAAGTCATCGACATCAACCTCACCGGGGTCTTCCTCAGCATGAAGTACGAGATTCCACGTCTCCTCGAACGCGGCGGCGGGGCTATCGTCAACACCGCATCGGTCGCCGGGATGACCGGCGGCCCGAGTCTCTCGCACTACTACGCGGCGAAACACGGCGTCATCGGTCTGACCCGCTCTGCCGCCCTCGAAGTGGCGACGGAGAACGTTCGCGTCAACGCGGTCTGTCCCGGCGTCATCGAGACACCGATGATAGAACGGTTCACGCAGGGCGACGACGAAGCGAAAGCCGGACTCCTCGAAGACGAACCAATCGGACGCCTCGGAAAGCCCGAAGAGATTGCGAGCGCCGTCGTCTACCTCTGTTCCGACGACGCCTCGTTCGTCACCGGCCACCCGATGGTCATCGACGGCGGCTACGTCGTCCCGTAA
- a CDS encoding enoyl-CoA hydratase/isomerase family protein: protein MTEVELDSDAVRLDIDAGVATVTLDAPAVRNALTVEVTAGVREALDSLPDETRCVVFRGANGAFCAGGDVNAMLELQAGALSLPDAVDHVVHDTADCVRRVYNCDLPTIAAIDGPAVGAGGALAIACDLQLLHEDAHVGFGFRRVGLAVDSGLSYLLPRLVGRNVAMELVYTGELLGPERALELGVVNRVAGEGEFEAELDELTDRIAGGPTKALTASKRLLRRPDDSIEAAIEHEAAAQAVIFETDDHTEGVESFMERRDPEFEGR from the coding sequence ATGACCGAGGTGGAACTCGATTCCGACGCGGTACGACTCGATATCGACGCGGGCGTCGCCACAGTGACGCTGGACGCCCCAGCGGTACGGAACGCACTCACTGTGGAGGTGACAGCGGGCGTCCGCGAGGCACTCGACTCGCTCCCCGACGAGACGAGGTGTGTCGTCTTCCGCGGTGCCAACGGTGCATTCTGCGCCGGTGGCGACGTGAACGCCATGTTAGAGTTACAGGCCGGCGCGTTGTCGCTGCCTGACGCCGTCGACCACGTCGTCCACGACACCGCCGACTGTGTCCGTCGCGTCTACAACTGTGACCTCCCGACTATCGCCGCTATCGATGGGCCGGCGGTCGGTGCCGGGGGCGCGCTGGCTATCGCGTGCGACCTTCAACTGCTCCACGAAGACGCCCACGTCGGGTTCGGATTCCGCCGCGTCGGACTCGCCGTCGACTCGGGACTCTCGTATCTCCTCCCGCGACTCGTCGGTCGGAACGTGGCGATGGAACTCGTCTACACCGGCGAACTACTCGGTCCCGAACGGGCACTCGAACTCGGTGTCGTGAACCGCGTCGCTGGCGAGGGCGAATTCGAGGCCGAACTCGACGAGTTGACCGACCGAATCGCTGGCGGTCCGACGAAAGCACTCACCGCTTCTAAACGTCTGCTCCGCCGACCGGACGACTCAATCGAGGCGGCAATCGAACACGAGGCGGCGGCACAGGCTGTCATCTTCGAGACTGACGACCACACCGAAGGTGTTGAGTCGTTCATGGAGCGCCGAGACCCAGAATTCGAAGGGCGATAG
- the menD gene encoding 2-succinyl-5-enolpyruvyl-6-hydroxy-3-cyclohexene-1-carboxylic-acid synthase — protein MTHPNRNTLWARTFVDELARTDIDAVCIAPGSRSTPLTEAFDRHDDIETFSHLDERSAAYFALGRARRTGTVTPIVCTSGTAAANFHPAVIEASQARVPMLVLTADRPPEIRDSGANQTVDQEKLYGDAVRWYKDMPEPEATDRKLRSLRTTAARAVSEATGVDAGPVHLNFPFRKPLEPTHVEGDVPTDLDSVALDGREGGTPYVRTTAGAPELSEDHLRKLADEVSVDRGLIVAGPADPPGFNTEAIAAFAHATGFPIVADPLSGLRFGGHTRTTTVLGGYDAYLDDRVTANWPDPEVVVRIGASPTSKPLRKYLARTDARQYLVDPTGGWREAEFTATDLVEAEPSVLAWRLSQLVRNRPDTEWNQLWTDAEAAHWDAVDDETAAFEGRLAADVAEIAPEPSTIFVSNSMPVRELDRFARPSTKARTVLGNRGASGIDGIVSSALGAGSAVTDHLTLLTGDLAYYHDMNGLLALGRLGVDATIVLVNNDGGGIFHMLPIEDYEPPFTDQFKTPHGLDFAATEDLYDLSFASVEMDDFRDTYAESVASDGTHVIEVRTDAESSHRVRDDIRERVVDGLSD, from the coding sequence ATGACACACCCGAATCGTAACACCCTCTGGGCACGGACCTTCGTTGACGAACTGGCACGCACCGACATCGACGCGGTGTGCATCGCACCCGGCAGTCGCTCGACGCCGCTCACCGAAGCGTTCGACCGACACGACGATATCGAGACGTTCTCACACCTCGACGAACGGTCTGCGGCGTACTTCGCGCTCGGACGCGCCCGGCGAACCGGCACGGTCACACCAATCGTCTGCACGTCTGGAACCGCCGCAGCGAACTTCCACCCCGCGGTCATCGAGGCGTCGCAGGCGCGTGTTCCGATGCTCGTCCTCACCGCCGACCGACCGCCGGAAATCCGCGACAGCGGTGCCAATCAGACCGTCGACCAAGAGAAACTCTACGGCGACGCCGTCCGCTGGTACAAGGACATGCCCGAACCGGAGGCGACTGACCGGAAACTCCGCAGTCTCCGCACCACCGCCGCGCGGGCCGTCTCCGAAGCGACGGGCGTCGACGCGGGACCGGTCCACCTCAACTTCCCATTCCGGAAACCACTCGAACCGACGCACGTCGAAGGCGACGTGCCGACCGACCTCGACAGCGTCGCACTCGACGGGCGAGAGGGTGGCACGCCCTACGTCCGAACGACCGCCGGTGCACCGGAACTCTCCGAGGACCATCTCCGAAAACTCGCCGACGAAGTCTCTGTGGACCGTGGACTCATCGTCGCCGGCCCGGCCGACCCACCGGGATTCAATACCGAGGCCATCGCGGCGTTCGCGCACGCAACCGGGTTCCCCATCGTCGCCGACCCACTGTCGGGACTCCGATTCGGCGGCCACACGCGGACGACGACGGTCCTCGGTGGATACGACGCTTACCTCGACGACCGAGTCACCGCTAACTGGCCGGACCCCGAAGTCGTCGTCCGAATCGGTGCGTCTCCAACGTCCAAGCCGCTCCGAAAGTACCTCGCACGAACCGATGCTCGGCAGTATCTGGTGGACCCGACGGGCGGGTGGCGTGAAGCCGAATTCACGGCGACAGACCTCGTCGAGGCCGAACCGTCGGTCCTCGCGTGGCGACTCTCGCAACTCGTCCGCAACCGACCCGACACCGAGTGGAACCAGTTGTGGACGGACGCGGAGGCGGCGCACTGGGACGCCGTCGACGACGAGACTGCGGCGTTCGAAGGCCGACTCGCCGCCGACGTGGCCGAAATCGCACCAGAACCCTCGACCATCTTCGTCTCGAACTCGATGCCCGTCCGCGAACTCGACCGGTTCGCTCGTCCATCGACGAAAGCGCGAACCGTGCTCGGGAACCGCGGTGCGTCCGGCATCGACGGTATCGTCTCGTCCGCCCTCGGTGCCGGGTCGGCAGTGACGGACCACCTGACGCTCCTGACTGGTGACCTCGCGTACTACCACGACATGAACGGCCTCCTCGCACTCGGCCGACTCGGTGTCGATGCGACTATCGTCCTCGTGAACAACGACGGCGGCGGCATCTTCCACATGCTCCCCATCGAAGACTACGAACCCCCGTTCACAGACCAGTTTAAGACACCGCACGGTCTCGACTTTGCGGCCACCGAAGACCTCTACGACCTCTCGTTCGCCTCCGTCGAGATGGACGACTTCCGTGACACCTACGCCGAGTCTGTCGCGTCCGACGGCACCCACGTCATCGAGGTCAGAACCGACGCCGAGTCCTCACACCGCGTCCGCGACGACATCCGCGAACGTGTGGTGGACGGGTTGTCCGACTGA
- a CDS encoding ThuA domain-containing protein has product MVTVTVWNEFRHERDSDEVAAVYPDGIHTVVADALREDGHEVDTATLDEPEHGLPESVLDETDVLVWWGHKAHDEVDDAVVERVTDRVRDGMGLLVLHSGHYSKPFKRLMGTSCSLKWREAGERERVWTVEPGHPIAEGIPESFEVPNAEMYGERFDIPAPDELVFLSWFEGGEVFRSGCCYTRGKGRIFYFRPGHETYPIYEQPEIRTVLQNAVDWAAPSDGADPYFGNADPLEDLN; this is encoded by the coding sequence ATGGTCACCGTCACCGTCTGGAACGAATTTCGCCACGAACGCGACAGCGACGAAGTCGCCGCAGTCTACCCCGATGGCATCCACACCGTCGTCGCCGACGCCCTCCGTGAGGATGGTCACGAGGTGGATACGGCGACGCTCGACGAACCCGAACACGGCCTGCCTGAATCCGTCCTCGACGAGACGGACGTGCTCGTCTGGTGGGGTCACAAAGCCCACGACGAGGTAGACGACGCCGTCGTCGAGCGCGTCACTGACCGCGTCCGCGACGGCATGGGACTGCTCGTCCTCCACTCGGGGCACTACTCCAAGCCGTTCAAGCGCCTGATGGGCACCTCGTGTTCCCTCAAGTGGCGCGAAGCGGGCGAGAGAGAACGCGTCTGGACGGTCGAACCCGGCCACCCCATCGCCGAGGGTATCCCCGAGTCGTTCGAAGTGCCGAACGCCGAGATGTACGGAGAGCGGTTCGATATCCCCGCGCCCGACGAACTCGTCTTTCTCTCGTGGTTCGAAGGCGGTGAAGTATTCCGAAGTGGGTGTTGCTACACCCGCGGCAAGGGCCGCATCTTCTACTTCCGACCGGGGCACGAGACGTACCCAATCTACGAACAACCCGAGATTCGGACCGTCCTCCAGAACGCCGTCGATTGGGCGGCACCCAGTGACGGGGCCGACCCGTACTTCGGTAACGCCGACCCACTCGAAGACCTGAACTGA
- a CDS encoding CopD family protein has translation MSSTAPLVVRFVHVLGVTLLVGGSVFVWNAIRTVGVGYDTVRFATHYEWLFWGTMAVMVVTGVGNLGSLGAPGPTTRWGTILTAKLGVVTVFVVGSFVRTLVVLTTRRRGVGRVIEDRFRQFYSATSLVLILVVALAEALAHG, from the coding sequence ATGTCTTCCACGGCACCCCTCGTCGTCCGATTCGTCCACGTTCTGGGGGTGACACTCCTCGTCGGAGGGTCGGTCTTCGTGTGGAACGCGATTCGGACTGTCGGTGTTGGGTACGATACTGTTCGGTTCGCCACGCACTACGAGTGGCTATTCTGGGGGACGATGGCGGTGATGGTCGTCACCGGCGTGGGCAATCTCGGTTCGCTCGGTGCGCCCGGCCCGACGACCCGTTGGGGAACTATCTTGACGGCGAAACTTGGCGTCGTCACGGTGTTTGTCGTGGGTTCGTTCGTCCGGACGCTGGTCGTTCTCACCACCCGACGTCGAGGGGTCGGGAGGGTCATCGAAGACCGTTTCAGACAGTTCTACTCGGCAACGTCGCTGGTACTGATACTCGTCGTTGCACTGGCGGAGGCACTCGCTCATGGTTGA
- a CDS encoding Glu/Leu/Phe/Val family dehydrogenase → MAQEANPFESLQEQIDDAAAYLDVRDDVIERLKNPERVLETNLSVEMDDGSIELFRAYRSQFNGDRGPYKGGIRYHPGVTRDEVKALSGWMVYKCAVVDIPYGGGKGGIVIDPKNYSEGELERVSRSFAKELRPFIGVDRDIPAPDVNTGQREMNWIKDTYETLENTTAPGVITGKALTNGGSEGRVEATGRSTMLTAREAFKYLDRDIEGATVAVQGYGNAGSVAAKLIEDLGANVVAVSDSSGGIYDPDGLDTRDVKAFKNETGTVSDYEGTEPLTNEELLTLDVDLLVPAALENAIDGDLAKDVQADIIAEAANGPLTPRADDVLTERGVHVFPDILANAGGVTVSYFEWVQNRQRFYWTEERVNDELERVIVNAFDNLVDAYETHDLPNFRTAAYVVAIQRVVNAYDSSGNWP, encoded by the coding sequence ATGGCACAAGAGGCGAATCCATTCGAGAGTTTACAGGAGCAGATCGACGACGCAGCAGCCTACCTCGACGTGCGCGACGACGTCATCGAGCGTCTGAAGAATCCGGAACGGGTGCTCGAGACGAACCTGTCCGTCGAGATGGACGACGGCAGCATCGAACTCTTCCGCGCCTATCGGTCTCAGTTCAACGGTGACCGAGGACCGTACAAAGGCGGCATCCGCTACCACCCGGGCGTCACCCGCGACGAAGTGAAGGCCCTCTCGGGCTGGATGGTGTACAAGTGCGCCGTCGTAGACATCCCGTACGGCGGCGGCAAAGGTGGCATCGTCATCGACCCAAAGAACTACAGCGAGGGCGAACTCGAACGCGTCTCCCGGTCGTTCGCCAAGGAACTCCGCCCGTTCATCGGCGTGGACCGCGACATTCCCGCACCGGACGTGAACACCGGTCAGCGCGAGATGAACTGGATAAAGGACACCTACGAGACGCTCGAAAACACCACCGCACCCGGCGTCATCACCGGGAAGGCGCTGACAAACGGTGGGAGCGAAGGCCGTGTCGAAGCGACCGGCCGCTCCACGATGCTCACGGCGCGTGAGGCGTTCAAATACCTCGACCGAGATATCGAAGGCGCAACCGTCGCCGTGCAGGGCTACGGGAACGCCGGGTCCGTCGCCGCGAAACTCATCGAGGACCTCGGCGCGAACGTCGTCGCCGTCTCCGACTCGTCCGGTGGCATCTACGACCCCGACGGCCTCGACACCCGCGACGTGAAGGCGTTCAAGAACGAGACCGGAACCGTCTCGGACTACGAGGGTACTGAACCCCTCACGAACGAAGAACTGCTCACGCTCGACGTGGACCTCCTCGTCCCCGCCGCACTCGAAAACGCCATCGACGGTGACCTCGCAAAGGACGTGCAGGCCGACATCATCGCCGAAGCGGCGAACGGACCGCTCACGCCCCGTGCAGACGACGTGCTGACTGAGCGTGGCGTCCACGTCTTCCCCGACATCCTCGCTAACGCCGGCGGCGTCACCGTCTCGTACTTCGAGTGGGTCCAGAACCGCCAGCGGTTCTACTGGACCGAAGAACGCGTCAACGACGAACTCGAACGGGTCATCGTCAACGCGTTCGACAACCTCGTCGACGCCTACGAGACGCACGACCTGCCGAACTTCCGTACCGCGGCGTACGTCGTCGCCATCCAGCGCGTCGTCAACGCGTACGACTCCAGCGGCAACTGGCCCTGA
- a CDS encoding 1,4-dihydroxy-2-naphthoyl-CoA synthase, whose product MVSEIFDPDRWEPVDGSDEFDDITYHRAVDVPAVRIAFDRPEVRNAFRPGTVDELYAALDHARKQADVGCVLLTGNGPSEKDGGWAFCSGGDQSVRGGSGYEYRDDDEADASDDPLVREAKAGRLHILEVQRLIRFMPKPVVAVVPGWAVGGGHSLHVVCDMTLASEEHAKFLQTDPDVASFDGGFGSAYLAKQVGQKKAREVFFMGKTYSAEEAVDMGMANEAIPHDELEDVALEWADEMTKKSPTAMRMLKFAFNMTDDGLVGQQVFAGEATRLGYMTDEAQEGRDAFLEKRQPRFRDYPWHY is encoded by the coding sequence ATGGTCTCGGAGATTTTCGACCCCGACCGCTGGGAACCGGTCGACGGGTCCGACGAGTTCGACGACATCACCTACCACCGCGCCGTCGACGTGCCGGCGGTTCGCATCGCCTTCGACCGGCCGGAGGTTCGAAACGCCTTCCGCCCGGGGACGGTAGACGAACTCTACGCCGCACTCGACCACGCCCGCAAACAGGCCGACGTTGGCTGTGTCCTCCTGACGGGCAACGGGCCGTCAGAGAAAGACGGTGGGTGGGCGTTCTGTTCCGGCGGCGACCAGTCCGTTCGCGGTGGGTCAGGCTACGAGTACCGCGACGACGACGAAGCGGACGCCTCGGACGACCCACTCGTCCGCGAGGCGAAAGCCGGACGACTGCACATCCTCGAAGTCCAGCGACTCATTCGCTTCATGCCGAAACCCGTCGTCGCCGTGGTTCCGGGATGGGCCGTCGGCGGCGGCCACTCCCTCCACGTCGTCTGTGACATGACCCTCGCGTCGGAAGAACACGCGAAGTTCCTTCAGACCGACCCCGACGTGGCTTCGTTCGATGGCGGCTTTGGCTCAGCGTACCTCGCCAAACAGGTCGGCCAGAAGAAGGCCCGTGAGGTGTTCTTCATGGGCAAGACCTACTCCGCCGAGGAGGCAGTGGATATGGGAATGGCGAACGAGGCGATTCCCCACGACGAGTTAGAAGATGTCGCGCTGGAGTGGGCCGACGAGATGACGAAGAAGTCGCCGACGGCGATGCGCATGCTCAAGTTCGCCTTTAACATGACCGACGACGGACTGGTGGGCCAGCAGGTGTTCGCCGGTGAGGCGACTCGACTCGGCTATATGACCGACGAGGCGCAGGAAGGCCGCGACGCGTTCTTGGAGAAGCGGCAACCCAGATTCCGCGACTACCCCTGGCACTACTAA
- the pyrI gene encoding aspartate carbamoyltransferase regulatory subunit: MTDDHELRVSKIQNGTVIDHVAGGQALNVLAILGIDGTKGETVSVGMNVPSDRLGRKDIVKVEGRELSQSEVDVLSLIAPAASINIVRDYEVVEKNRVVRPDVVSGIISCPNRNCISNADEPIHARFTVLSDGVRCDYCDTIVREDEVAANLNVN; this comes from the coding sequence ATGACAGACGACCACGAACTCCGCGTCTCGAAGATTCAGAACGGTACCGTCATCGACCACGTCGCCGGCGGGCAAGCACTCAACGTCCTCGCTATCCTCGGCATCGACGGCACGAAAGGAGAGACAGTCTCCGTCGGGATGAACGTCCCCTCGGACCGCCTCGGCCGCAAGGACATCGTCAAGGTCGAAGGACGCGAACTGAGCCAATCTGAAGTGGACGTGCTCTCACTCATCGCTCCGGCGGCGAGCATCAACATCGTCCGCGACTACGAAGTGGTCGAGAAGAACCGCGTCGTCCGCCCGGACGTCGTTTCGGGCATCATCTCGTGTCCGAACCGTAACTGCATCAGCAACGCCGACGAACCCATCCATGCCCGGTTTACCGTCCTCTCGGACGGCGTTCGCTGCGACTACTGCGACACTATCGTCCGCGAAGACGAAGTCGCGGCGAACCTCAACGTCAACTAA
- the pyrB gene encoding aspartate carbamoyltransferase, translating into MRQDHLISATDLSREDIEAVLDRAAEIDANPAAFRQQHAGKVLGLCFFEPSTRTRMSFDTAMKRLGGQTVDMGPVESSSVKKGETLADTVRVVEGYADSLVLRHPSEGAARMASEFVDVPLINAGDGAGQHPSQTLLDLYTIRENAGLDDLTVGIMGDLKYGRTVHSLAEALTNFDARQHFISPESLRLPRNVRYDLHASGSQVKEHTELDEILPSLDVLYVTRIQRERFPDENEYRKVAGEYQIDAETLDAASDDLTIMHPLPRVDEISPDIDDTDHATYFEQAHNGIPVRMALLDILLTQDR; encoded by the coding sequence ATGCGTCAGGACCACCTCATCTCCGCGACAGACCTCTCGCGGGAGGACATCGAGGCGGTGCTCGACCGCGCGGCTGAAATCGACGCGAATCCGGCAGCATTCCGGCAGCAGCACGCCGGGAAAGTTCTTGGGCTCTGTTTCTTCGAACCGAGCACACGAACCCGGATGAGCTTCGATACCGCGATGAAACGCCTCGGCGGCCAGACGGTCGACATGGGACCGGTCGAGTCGTCGTCGGTCAAGAAAGGCGAGACGCTCGCCGACACGGTCCGCGTGGTCGAAGGCTACGCGGACAGCCTCGTCCTCCGCCACCCAAGTGAGGGCGCGGCCAGAATGGCCTCGGAGTTCGTCGACGTTCCGCTCATCAACGCGGGCGACGGTGCCGGCCAGCACCCGAGTCAGACGCTCCTCGACCTCTACACCATCCGAGAGAACGCGGGACTCGACGACCTCACCGTCGGTATCATGGGCGACCTGAAGTACGGCCGGACGGTTCACTCGCTGGCCGAAGCGCTCACGAACTTCGACGCGCGCCAGCACTTCATCAGCCCAGAGAGTCTCCGCCTGCCACGGAACGTCCGGTACGACCTCCACGCGTCCGGGTCGCAGGTGAAAGAGCACACTGAACTCGACGAGATTCTCCCCAGTCTCGACGTCCTCTACGTGACGCGCATCCAGCGCGAACGGTTCCCCGACGAGAACGAGTACCGCAAAGTGGCCGGTGAGTACCAAATCGACGCCGAGACACTCGACGCGGCGTCTGACGACCTCACCATCATGCACCCGCTTCCACGGGTAGACGAAATCTCGCCCGACATCGACGACACCGACCACGCGACGTACTTCGAACAGGCACACAACGGCATCCCTGTCCGGATGGCGCTGTTGGACATCCTCCTCACCCAAGACCGATGA
- a CDS encoding 1,4-dihydroxy-2-naphthoate polyprenyltransferase, whose amino-acid sequence MASRPQTLPAAAAPVFVGTALAVHEGVFAPLPALAALVGALLIQIGTNFANDYYDAIQGADTEAREGFTRVTAGGLIPPADVKRAMYLTFAIAIVLGTYLVYVGGVPILVIGLLSVASGIAYTGGPYPLGYHGLGDLFVFVFFGLVAVVGTYYVQAASVLADPFSMGIPPGTVPLVAILASLPIAAISTNILVVNNVRDKEEDATTGKRTLAVRFGYGFARAEYVGMLVVAYAIPVALWTQFDFEWFVLLPVLSMPIAARIARTVVTETKGAKLNPALEDTGKLLALYAVLFSVGLVFA is encoded by the coding sequence ATGGCGTCGCGGCCTCAAACCCTTCCGGCCGCCGCCGCGCCCGTTTTCGTCGGCACCGCGCTCGCCGTCCACGAAGGCGTCTTCGCACCCCTACCGGCGCTCGCGGCACTCGTCGGGGCGCTCCTCATCCAGATTGGCACCAACTTCGCGAACGACTACTACGACGCGATTCAGGGTGCCGACACGGAGGCACGCGAAGGATTCACCCGCGTCACCGCGGGTGGTCTCATCCCGCCAGCGGACGTGAAGCGCGCGATGTACCTCACGTTCGCCATCGCCATCGTCCTCGGAACCTATCTCGTCTACGTCGGCGGCGTTCCCATCCTCGTTATCGGTCTCCTCTCTGTCGCCTCGGGCATCGCCTACACCGGCGGGCCGTACCCGCTCGGTTACCACGGGCTGGGCGACCTGTTCGTCTTCGTCTTCTTCGGCCTCGTCGCCGTCGTCGGCACCTACTACGTGCAAGCCGCGAGCGTCCTCGCAGACCCGTTCTCGATGGGCATCCCACCGGGAACGGTTCCGCTTGTCGCCATCCTCGCCAGTCTCCCAATCGCGGCCATCTCGACGAACATCCTCGTCGTGAACAACGTCCGCGACAAAGAAGAGGACGCGACGACGGGCAAGCGGACGCTCGCGGTCCGATTCGGCTACGGATTCGCCCGCGCGGAGTACGTCGGAATGCTCGTTGTAGCATACGCGATTCCGGTCGCCCTGTGGACGCAGTTCGACTTCGAGTGGTTCGTCCTGCTTCCGGTCCTCTCGATGCCCATCGCGGCGCGTATCGCCCGGACCGTCGTCACCGAGACGAAAGGCGCGAAACTCAACCCGGCGCTCGAAGACACCGGGAAGTTGCTCGCGCTGTACGCCGTCCTCTTCTCGGTCGGACTGGTCTTCGCGTGA